A genomic region of Nymphaea colorata isolate Beijing-Zhang1983 chromosome 2, ASM883128v2, whole genome shotgun sequence contains the following coding sequences:
- the LOC116248157 gene encoding phosphatidylinositol 3-kinase, root isoform isoform X1 — protein sequence MSAGKEFRFFLSCDINLPVTFRVEKLEGILPKNTRSGIDSTGENGSPELYVECMLYVDGAPFGLSARTRLESGGQSYCWNELITLSAKYRDLTAHTQLGLTVWDVSSAREGPIGGATILFFSSKRQLKTGKQKLRLWLHKEADGSFPTATPGKVPRHERGEMERLEKLVNKYERGQIQRIDWLDHLTFKSIEQIKEKESGRNGDSHLHLVVDFGSFEHRVVFQETGSNLFSPSPVSSTNELVIVWDPEVGRINPSEHKQLKLARSLTRGVIDKDLKPSSNERKSIQRILKYPPTRTLSGDERQLLWKFRFSLMSEKKALTKFLRCVEWSDVQEAKQAVELMGKWETIDTTDALELLSPVFESEEVRAYAVSILERADDEELQCYLLQLVQALRFERSDKSCLSLFLVQRSLSNIELASFLRWYVAVELHDPAYAKRFYCTYEILEDNMMKLAAGANGDEDGFKLWQSLVRQTELIAQLCSIMRDVRNVRGGTQKKIEKLRQLLSGLLSELTYFEEPIRSPLAPGMLITGIVPSESSIFKSSLNPLRLTFRLASGGSCKLIFKKGDDLRQDQLVVQMVSLMDRLLKLENLDLHLTPYRVLATGPDEGMLEFIPSSSLAQILLEHRSIVSYLQKFHPDEDGPFGITATCLETFIKSCAGYSVITYILGIGDRHLDNLLLRDDGRLFHVDFGFILGRDPKPFPPPMKLCKEMVEAMGGAESQYYTRFKSYCCEAYNILRKSSNLILNLFHLMAGSNIPDIASDPEKGILKLQEKFRLDLDDEASVHFFQDLINDSVSALFPQMVETIHRWAQYWR from the exons ATGAGCGCGGGAAAGGAGTTCAGGTTCTTCCTTTCTTGCGACATCAACCTGCCGGTGACGTTCCGCGTTGAGAAATTGGAAGGGATTTTGCCGAAAAACACTCGTTCCG GTATTGATTCAACAGGAGAAAATGGAAGCCCTGAGCTATATGTTGAGTGTATGCTCTATGTAGATGGGGCTCCCTTTGGCCTCAGTGCAAGGACAAG GTTGGAATCTGGTGGACAATCATATTGCTGGAATGAGTTAATCACACTGAGTGCCAAATATCGCGATTTAACTGCTCATACTCAACTTGGATTGACT GTATGGGATGTCTCATCTGCAAGGGAAGGTCCTATTGGTGGAGCGACGATACTATTTTTTAGTAGCAAAAGACAACTTAAAACAGGAAAACAGAAACTTAGGCTTTGGCTTCACAAAGAAGCAGATGGTTCATTTCCCACAGCAACTCCTGGAAAG GTTCCTAGGCATGAGAGGGGAGAGATGGAGCGCCTAGAAAAGCTTGTTAATAAGTATGAAAGGGGTCAGATTCAGCGGATTGACTGGTTGGACCATCTTACTTTTAAATCAATCGAgcagattaaagaaaaagagagtggTAGAAATGGAGACTCTCATTTGCATCTAGTAGTTGACTTTGGTAGTTTTGAGCATCGAGTTGTTTTCCAG GAAACAGGATCAAATCttttttctccatctcctgTTTCTTCAACAAATGAACTTGTCATAGTGTGGGATCCTGAAGTTGGAAGAATAAATCCTTCTGAGCACAAGCAACTCAAGTTAGCAAGAAGTTTGACTCGTGGAGTTATTGACAAAGATCTAAAACCAAGCTCTAATGAAAGAAA GTCAATACAGAGGATACTCAAGTACCCTCCAACACGAACCCTCAGTGGGGATGAAAGACAATTACTTTGGAAGTTCCGTTTTTCGTTGATGTCAGAGAAAAAGGCCCTTACAAAGTTTCTTCGATGTGTTGAGTGGAGTGATGTTCAG GAGGCAAAACAGGCTGTAGAACTGATGGGAAAGTGGGAAACAATTGACACTACTGATGCTTTGGAGCTTTTGTCACCTGTATTTGAGAGTGAAGAG GTCCGTGCTTATGCAGTAAGCATTCTTGAAAGAGCTGATGATGAAGAACTCCAATGCTATTTGCTTCAACTTGTCCAGGCACTTCGATTTGAACGGTCGGACAAATCTTGCCTATCACTTTTCCTGGTGCAAAGAT CTTTATCCAACATCGAATTGGCTAGTTTCCTACGGTGGTATGTGGCTGTAGAACTTCATGATCCGGCATATGCGAAACGCTTTTATTGCACATATGAGATCCTAGAAGACAATATGATGAAA TTAGCTGCAGGTGCAAATGGAGATGAAGATGGCTTTAAGTTGTGGCAGAGTTTGGTGCGTCAAACAGAGCTTATTGCTCAGCTATGCTCCATAATGCGGGATGTTAGGAATGTACGTGGTGGAAcgcaaaagaaaattgaaaaactaagGCAGCTGCTTTCTGGTCTTTTGAGTGAACTCACCTATTTTGAGGAG cCAATAAGGTCACCTCTGGCACCAGGTATGCTTATCACAGGGATTGTACCATCAGAATCTTCTATTTTTAAAAGCTCTTTGAATCCACTCCGTCTCACGTTTCGCTTGGCAAGTGGTGGAAGTTGCAAATTGATCTTCAAGAAGGGAGATGACTTACGACAAGATCAATTG GTTGTTCAAATGGTCTCTCTTATGGATCGACTACTTAAATTGGAGAATCTTGACTTGCACTTAACTCCATATAGAGTACTTGCAACAGGGCCAGATGAAGGAATGCTGGAGTTTATACCCTCTAGTTCCCTTGCACAG ATTTTGTTGGAACACCGCAGCATTGTGAGCTATCTTCAAAAGTTTCACCCAGATGAAGATGGGCCTTTCGGAATAACTGCAACATGTCTCGAGACTTTTATAAAGAGTTGTGCTGGATACTCTGTCATCACCTATATTTTGGGGATTGGTGACAG GCATCTGGACAATCTTCTTCTCAGGGATGATGGACGCCTTTTCCATGTTGATTTTGGTTTTATTCTTGGACGGGATCCAAAACCTTTTCCACCACCCATGAAACTATGTAAAGAAATGGTGGAAGCTATGGGCGGAGCTGAGAG CCAATACTATACCCGCTTCAAATCTTATTGCTGTGAGGCTTACAACATTCTTCGGAAATCAAGCAATCTTATACTGAATTTGTTCCATCTGATGGCCGGATCAAACATTCCTGACATTGCATCTGACCCCGAGAAAGGAATTCTCAAG cTTCAAGAAAAGTTCCGGTTAGACTTAGATGATGAGGCTTCGGTGCACTTCTTTCAAGATCTCATCAATGATAGTGTCAGTGCTTTGTTTCCTCAAATGGTTGAAACCATACATCGGTGGGCACAATACTGGCGATGA
- the LOC116248157 gene encoding phosphatidylinositol 3-kinase, root isoform isoform X2 — MSAGKEFRFFLSCDINLPVTFRVEKLEGILPKNTRSGENGSPELYVECMLYVDGAPFGLSARTRLESGGQSYCWNELITLSAKYRDLTAHTQLGLTVWDVSSAREGPIGGATILFFSSKRQLKTGKQKLRLWLHKEADGSFPTATPGKVPRHERGEMERLEKLVNKYERGQIQRIDWLDHLTFKSIEQIKEKESGRNGDSHLHLVVDFGSFEHRVVFQETGSNLFSPSPVSSTNELVIVWDPEVGRINPSEHKQLKLARSLTRGVIDKDLKPSSNERKSIQRILKYPPTRTLSGDERQLLWKFRFSLMSEKKALTKFLRCVEWSDVQEAKQAVELMGKWETIDTTDALELLSPVFESEEVRAYAVSILERADDEELQCYLLQLVQALRFERSDKSCLSLFLVQRSLSNIELASFLRWYVAVELHDPAYAKRFYCTYEILEDNMMKLAAGANGDEDGFKLWQSLVRQTELIAQLCSIMRDVRNVRGGTQKKIEKLRQLLSGLLSELTYFEEPIRSPLAPGMLITGIVPSESSIFKSSLNPLRLTFRLASGGSCKLIFKKGDDLRQDQLVVQMVSLMDRLLKLENLDLHLTPYRVLATGPDEGMLEFIPSSSLAQILLEHRSIVSYLQKFHPDEDGPFGITATCLETFIKSCAGYSVITYILGIGDRHLDNLLLRDDGRLFHVDFGFILGRDPKPFPPPMKLCKEMVEAMGGAESQYYTRFKSYCCEAYNILRKSSNLILNLFHLMAGSNIPDIASDPEKGILKLQEKFRLDLDDEASVHFFQDLINDSVSALFPQMVETIHRWAQYWR; from the exons ATGAGCGCGGGAAAGGAGTTCAGGTTCTTCCTTTCTTGCGACATCAACCTGCCGGTGACGTTCCGCGTTGAGAAATTGGAAGGGATTTTGCCGAAAAACACTCGTTCCG GAGAAAATGGAAGCCCTGAGCTATATGTTGAGTGTATGCTCTATGTAGATGGGGCTCCCTTTGGCCTCAGTGCAAGGACAAG GTTGGAATCTGGTGGACAATCATATTGCTGGAATGAGTTAATCACACTGAGTGCCAAATATCGCGATTTAACTGCTCATACTCAACTTGGATTGACT GTATGGGATGTCTCATCTGCAAGGGAAGGTCCTATTGGTGGAGCGACGATACTATTTTTTAGTAGCAAAAGACAACTTAAAACAGGAAAACAGAAACTTAGGCTTTGGCTTCACAAAGAAGCAGATGGTTCATTTCCCACAGCAACTCCTGGAAAG GTTCCTAGGCATGAGAGGGGAGAGATGGAGCGCCTAGAAAAGCTTGTTAATAAGTATGAAAGGGGTCAGATTCAGCGGATTGACTGGTTGGACCATCTTACTTTTAAATCAATCGAgcagattaaagaaaaagagagtggTAGAAATGGAGACTCTCATTTGCATCTAGTAGTTGACTTTGGTAGTTTTGAGCATCGAGTTGTTTTCCAG GAAACAGGATCAAATCttttttctccatctcctgTTTCTTCAACAAATGAACTTGTCATAGTGTGGGATCCTGAAGTTGGAAGAATAAATCCTTCTGAGCACAAGCAACTCAAGTTAGCAAGAAGTTTGACTCGTGGAGTTATTGACAAAGATCTAAAACCAAGCTCTAATGAAAGAAA GTCAATACAGAGGATACTCAAGTACCCTCCAACACGAACCCTCAGTGGGGATGAAAGACAATTACTTTGGAAGTTCCGTTTTTCGTTGATGTCAGAGAAAAAGGCCCTTACAAAGTTTCTTCGATGTGTTGAGTGGAGTGATGTTCAG GAGGCAAAACAGGCTGTAGAACTGATGGGAAAGTGGGAAACAATTGACACTACTGATGCTTTGGAGCTTTTGTCACCTGTATTTGAGAGTGAAGAG GTCCGTGCTTATGCAGTAAGCATTCTTGAAAGAGCTGATGATGAAGAACTCCAATGCTATTTGCTTCAACTTGTCCAGGCACTTCGATTTGAACGGTCGGACAAATCTTGCCTATCACTTTTCCTGGTGCAAAGAT CTTTATCCAACATCGAATTGGCTAGTTTCCTACGGTGGTATGTGGCTGTAGAACTTCATGATCCGGCATATGCGAAACGCTTTTATTGCACATATGAGATCCTAGAAGACAATATGATGAAA TTAGCTGCAGGTGCAAATGGAGATGAAGATGGCTTTAAGTTGTGGCAGAGTTTGGTGCGTCAAACAGAGCTTATTGCTCAGCTATGCTCCATAATGCGGGATGTTAGGAATGTACGTGGTGGAAcgcaaaagaaaattgaaaaactaagGCAGCTGCTTTCTGGTCTTTTGAGTGAACTCACCTATTTTGAGGAG cCAATAAGGTCACCTCTGGCACCAGGTATGCTTATCACAGGGATTGTACCATCAGAATCTTCTATTTTTAAAAGCTCTTTGAATCCACTCCGTCTCACGTTTCGCTTGGCAAGTGGTGGAAGTTGCAAATTGATCTTCAAGAAGGGAGATGACTTACGACAAGATCAATTG GTTGTTCAAATGGTCTCTCTTATGGATCGACTACTTAAATTGGAGAATCTTGACTTGCACTTAACTCCATATAGAGTACTTGCAACAGGGCCAGATGAAGGAATGCTGGAGTTTATACCCTCTAGTTCCCTTGCACAG ATTTTGTTGGAACACCGCAGCATTGTGAGCTATCTTCAAAAGTTTCACCCAGATGAAGATGGGCCTTTCGGAATAACTGCAACATGTCTCGAGACTTTTATAAAGAGTTGTGCTGGATACTCTGTCATCACCTATATTTTGGGGATTGGTGACAG GCATCTGGACAATCTTCTTCTCAGGGATGATGGACGCCTTTTCCATGTTGATTTTGGTTTTATTCTTGGACGGGATCCAAAACCTTTTCCACCACCCATGAAACTATGTAAAGAAATGGTGGAAGCTATGGGCGGAGCTGAGAG CCAATACTATACCCGCTTCAAATCTTATTGCTGTGAGGCTTACAACATTCTTCGGAAATCAAGCAATCTTATACTGAATTTGTTCCATCTGATGGCCGGATCAAACATTCCTGACATTGCATCTGACCCCGAGAAAGGAATTCTCAAG cTTCAAGAAAAGTTCCGGTTAGACTTAGATGATGAGGCTTCGGTGCACTTCTTTCAAGATCTCATCAATGATAGTGTCAGTGCTTTGTTTCCTCAAATGGTTGAAACCATACATCGGTGGGCACAATACTGGCGATGA